The Bacillus sp. Y1 genome includes the window CATTCCCTTTAAATGATTTCTCTCTCTTTCCTCTGTTCATCATAATGACATATGGAATAATACCAAACCAGCGAAAAGCAAATGCTTCTCTCGTTTCTTTTTTTTCCTTCCTGATCTTTTTTCTTTCTTCCTTCGGTTGATCAATATATTTCGTAATCGTTTGTGTAATGTATTTTACATAATCATTTACTGCGCTCATGTTTTTTCCTCCCTTATAGTCATTAACAGTATGACCAAATACTAGTTAACTAAACCCCTAGGGGGAGCTACACGGGTAACAACCATCTTACTAATTTTCC containing:
- a CDS encoding YqzE family protein; the encoded protein is MSAVNDYVKYITQTITKYIDQPKEERKKIRKEKKETREAFAFRWFGIIPYVIMMNRGKREKSFKGNDK